Proteins encoded in a region of the Deltaproteobacteria bacterium genome:
- the lptB gene encoding LPS export ABC transporter ATP-binding protein translates to MSKRLICQGLVKSFRARRVVDGVDLEIEPGEIVGLLGPNGAGKTTTFYMLVGLIRPDAGRVMVGESDVTFEPMYRRARLGLGYLPQEPSVFRKLTVEENILGVLEVLPEYKGDKKQRMLRLQSLIGELDLAKVAETRAYALSGGERRRVEIARALACSPLYMLLDEPFAGIDPIVVADLQEIVRTLQKKGIGVIITDHNVRETLGICDRAYILSEGRIIESGDPEAIANSELARRYYLGEHFSM, encoded by the coding sequence ATGTCTAAAAGGCTTATTTGCCAAGGGCTAGTAAAGAGTTTTAGGGCTAGGCGCGTGGTGGATGGCGTCGATTTAGAGATAGAGCCTGGGGAAATCGTTGGGTTGCTTGGCCCAAATGGCGCAGGAAAGACCACTACGTTTTACATGCTTGTTGGGCTCATTCGTCCCGATGCGGGAAGGGTTATGGTTGGCGAGAGCGACGTTACTTTTGAACCCATGTATCGCCGCGCTCGTTTGGGCCTGGGATACTTGCCTCAAGAGCCGTCTGTATTTCGGAAGCTGACAGTGGAGGAGAACATTTTAGGTGTTTTAGAGGTGTTGCCGGAATACAAGGGCGACAAGAAGCAACGCATGTTGCGCCTGCAGTCTCTGATTGGCGAACTTGACCTAGCAAAAGTGGCAGAGACAAGGGCCTATGCCTTATCGGGTGGAGAGCGCCGCAGAGTAGAAATTGCAAGAGCCTTAGCTTGTTCCCCTTTATATATGCTTCTCGATGAGCCATTTGCGGGGATAGACCCAATTGTCGTCGCCGATTTACAAGAAATTGTTAGGACGCTGCAAAAGAAAGGCATAGGCGTAATCATTACTGATCACAACGTCCGAGAGACGCTAGGGATTTGCGACCGCGCATATATTTTAAGCGAGGGACGCATCATTGAATCTGGCGACCCCGAAGCAATTGCTAACTCTGAATTAGCTAGGAGGTACTACCTCGGGGAACATTTTAGCATGTAA
- the rpoN gene encoding RNA polymerase factor sigma-54 — MALEIKLSQKLTHSLVMTQQLQQAIKLLQLGRLEYLEVIEKELLENPALEDARENNEKEETLAGNEGEQMNGALGDLDDAPYKSYEGERQLSERDAVLEVDRTSAEPISDSGEWLDYADSTWGDFSNSASSRHADESPGYSVEATASKPEGLTSHVLWQLRTTELVAADWGVALQIVGNLDRDGYLQCSSEELAIICGRSVEDVERVLREVQLLDPPGVAARDLRECLLIQLSQQGAEGSLAWKIVLEHLDKVETRQFDKIARQEGIKIEDVVAALNVIQKLEPRPGRPFVDEAPIYITPDIYVKKVDNEYVISLNDTGMPKLRVSPRYWDLLNNPESCNSTNREYLNDRLKSAMWFIKSIHQRQQTIYRITESIMKFQRRFLDDGVGFLRPLVLREVAEDVGMHESTVSRVTTNKYVHTPQGVFELKFFFTSGLKSEQGEDVSSESVKERIRSLILAEDPKRPLSDQALVDTLKSEGVNIARRTVAKYREMMNILSSSRRKKVF; from the coding sequence ATGGCGTTAGAAATCAAACTTAGTCAGAAGCTTACTCATTCGCTGGTAATGACTCAACAGTTGCAGCAGGCTATTAAGCTATTGCAATTGGGGCGTCTTGAGTATCTGGAGGTCATTGAGAAAGAACTCCTGGAAAATCCGGCCCTCGAAGATGCGCGCGAAAATAACGAAAAAGAGGAGACTCTAGCGGGCAACGAAGGCGAGCAGATGAATGGAGCTTTAGGTGACTTAGATGATGCTCCCTATAAGAGTTATGAAGGTGAGAGACAGCTTTCTGAGCGAGATGCTGTTTTAGAGGTAGATAGAACGAGTGCGGAGCCAATAAGCGACAGTGGAGAATGGCTGGATTATGCTGACAGTACATGGGGCGATTTTTCAAACAGCGCGTCTTCGAGACATGCGGATGAGAGCCCAGGGTATTCAGTTGAAGCTACTGCTTCCAAACCAGAAGGGCTAACTAGTCATGTTCTTTGGCAGCTTAGGACTACGGAGCTGGTCGCAGCGGATTGGGGTGTAGCCTTACAAATCGTAGGGAATTTGGATCGCGATGGGTATTTGCAATGTTCGAGTGAGGAGCTAGCTATAATTTGTGGCCGTAGCGTGGAGGATGTGGAACGCGTGCTTCGCGAAGTTCAGTTGCTAGATCCACCTGGAGTGGCAGCTAGAGATCTTAGGGAGTGTTTGTTGATTCAACTTTCCCAGCAGGGTGCCGAAGGGTCGCTTGCTTGGAAGATTGTTTTAGAACATTTGGACAAAGTCGAAACTCGGCAATTTGATAAAATTGCTAGGCAAGAGGGCATTAAAATTGAGGATGTAGTGGCTGCCCTAAACGTAATACAGAAGCTAGAGCCTCGTCCCGGTAGGCCGTTTGTAGATGAAGCGCCAATTTACATTACGCCCGATATATACGTTAAGAAAGTTGATAACGAATATGTAATTTCCTTGAATGACACTGGCATGCCTAAGCTGCGGGTAAGCCCAAGATACTGGGATCTCCTAAATAATCCTGAGTCGTGTAACTCTACTAACAGGGAATATCTAAACGATCGCTTGAAATCTGCCATGTGGTTCATTAAGAGCATACATCAGAGGCAGCAGACTATTTATCGCATAACAGAAAGCATCATGAAATTCCAGCGGCGCTTTCTCGACGACGGGGTTGGCTTCTTGAGGCCGCTAGTTTTAAGGGAAGTGGCCGAAGATGTGGGAATGCATGAATCTACAGTAAGTCGCGTTACTACTAATAAATACGTGCATACGCCTCAGGGTGTTTTTGAACTGAAGTTCTTTTTTACCTCTGGCCTAAAAAGCGAACAGGGAGAGGATGTTTCATCGGAATCGGTAAAAGAACGAATTAGGTCATTGATTCTCGCAGAGGATCCTAAAAGGCCACTAAGCGATCAAGCCTTAGTTGATACGCTGAAATCCGAGGGAGTTAATATAGCTCGAAGGACTGTTGCGAAGTACCGTGAAATGATGAATATTTTGTCTTCGTCTCGCCGCAAAAAAGTCTTTTGA
- the raiA gene encoding ribosome-associated translation inhibitor RaiA translates to MPKQDVSINVSVTFRNCDSTEPLKAYAIDKVQSCLKKYVNGPTDARVILSVQKRDHSAEVIVHSKGYDVSGTETTADLYSSIDKVVDNIVSQLRKQKEKLVSHK, encoded by the coding sequence ATGCCAAAGCAGGACGTTTCCATAAATGTATCTGTTACTTTTCGCAATTGCGATTCTACTGAGCCACTTAAGGCGTATGCTATTGACAAGGTCCAAAGCTGTTTAAAAAAATACGTCAATGGTCCAACGGACGCTCGGGTAATATTGTCAGTGCAAAAGCGCGACCACAGTGCAGAGGTGATAGTTCATTCTAAGGGATACGATGTCTCGGGCACGGAGACGACTGCAGATTTATACTCATCTATAGATAAAGTCGTGGACAACATAGTGAGTCAACTTAGAAAACAAAAGGAAAAGCTAGTTAGCCATAAATAG